A stretch of the Streptomyces sp. NBC_00078 genome encodes the following:
- a CDS encoding PQQ-binding-like beta-propeller repeat protein: MTQPPPPPPNQPPQQPGFGPPQDQPPQQPGFGAPQQPGYGYPQAPQAPQTPPPPPGQQPGYGYPQAPQQPQPPQTPPGYGYPGQQPNPYGQAPNPYGQQPGYGYPQPSMPLQPQAGQPAGGRGLSTQTTIIVAAVVAIALIVGGGIWYASSGKGDDKKHDTASSSGGTGGKDGKGDTGGSSAKGDEKVPANPGSHVLFQVPEPKVDDSTVVAGSWLTDKAYVKSGVAEINGYDPEKGTKLWTIALPGPVCEASSHTTEDNKTAIVFQPKMPAKNSSAGCSQVAAIDLDAGRKLWTKTVNSGDRPISLDNVTVSANTVAAGSSSGGAAWDVTSGKSLWAPKPTDTCYDAGYGGGEKLVAVRKCGSYDQRQLHIQTIDPKSGKVISEYKMTSGIEYASVVSTNPLVVAADVGDSAGDGSGISDFFSIDNKTGKLINRISAPGDQFAAKCDGITRVEACTGIAVGNGRLYIPTEEHDGTGEYSQTNEIVAFDLATGKQTGQRADAGDGYTITPLRMDGANVIAYKRPPYDKGGQIVSIDGGSFKETKLLQNPATESVRDVETSMSPEYSEIIYAQGHLYMSGVYADKPSGAGDKEYLAIAFGAGA; the protein is encoded by the coding sequence ATGACCCAGCCACCGCCCCCGCCGCCCAACCAGCCCCCGCAGCAGCCCGGCTTCGGCCCGCCTCAGGACCAGCCGCCGCAGCAGCCCGGCTTCGGCGCCCCGCAGCAGCCGGGCTACGGCTACCCGCAGGCACCCCAGGCTCCGCAGACACCCCCTCCGCCGCCTGGGCAGCAGCCCGGTTACGGCTATCCCCAGGCGCCGCAGCAGCCGCAGCCGCCGCAGACGCCCCCGGGCTACGGCTACCCCGGCCAGCAGCCGAACCCGTACGGACAGGCCCCGAACCCCTATGGCCAGCAGCCCGGTTACGGCTACCCGCAGCCCTCCATGCCGCTGCAGCCGCAGGCCGGGCAGCCCGCGGGCGGGCGGGGGCTCAGCACGCAGACGACCATCATCGTCGCGGCGGTCGTCGCGATCGCGCTGATCGTCGGCGGCGGCATCTGGTACGCCTCGTCCGGCAAGGGCGACGACAAGAAGCACGACACCGCGAGTTCGAGTGGCGGCACCGGCGGGAAGGACGGCAAGGGCGACACCGGCGGGTCGTCGGCCAAGGGCGACGAGAAGGTGCCCGCGAACCCCGGCTCCCATGTCCTGTTCCAGGTCCCGGAGCCCAAGGTGGACGACAGCACGGTCGTGGCGGGTTCGTGGCTCACCGACAAGGCCTACGTCAAGAGCGGCGTCGCCGAGATCAACGGCTACGACCCGGAAAAGGGCACCAAGCTCTGGACGATCGCGCTGCCCGGCCCGGTGTGCGAGGCCAGTTCGCACACCACCGAGGACAACAAGACGGCCATCGTCTTCCAGCCGAAGATGCCGGCGAAGAACAGCTCGGCGGGCTGCAGCCAGGTCGCGGCGATCGACCTGGACGCGGGCAGGAAGCTGTGGACGAAGACGGTCAACTCCGGTGACCGGCCGATCAGTCTGGACAACGTGACGGTCAGCGCGAACACCGTCGCCGCGGGCAGCAGCAGCGGAGGCGCCGCCTGGGACGTCACCTCCGGCAAGTCCCTGTGGGCCCCGAAGCCCACGGACACCTGCTACGACGCCGGTTACGGCGGTGGCGAGAAGCTGGTCGCGGTGCGCAAGTGCGGTTCCTACGACCAGCGTCAGCTGCACATCCAGACCATCGATCCCAAGTCCGGGAAGGTGATCTCGGAGTACAAGATGACCTCGGGCATCGAGTACGCCTCCGTGGTGTCGACGAACCCGCTGGTGGTGGCCGCCGACGTCGGCGACAGCGCGGGCGACGGCAGCGGCATCTCGGACTTCTTCTCCATCGACAACAAGACCGGCAAGCTGATCAACCGGATCTCGGCGCCGGGCGACCAGTTCGCGGCCAAGTGCGACGGCATCACGAGGGTCGAGGCGTGCACCGGCATCGCCGTCGGCAACGGCCGGCTGTACATCCCCACCGAGGAGCACGACGGCACCGGGGAGTACAGCCAGACCAACGAGATCGTCGCGTTCGACCTGGCCACCGGCAAGCAGACCGGCCAGCGCGCGGACGCGGGCGACGGTTACACGATCACCCCGCTGCGCATGGACGGCGCCAACGTGATCGCGTACAAGCGCCCGCCGTACGACAAGGGCGGTCAGATCGTCAGCATCGACGGCGGCTCCTTCAAGGAGACGAAGCTGCTGCAGAACCCGGCGACGGAGTCGGTGCGCGACGTGGAGACGAGCATGTCCCCGGAGTACTCCGAGATCATCTATGCGCAGGGGCACCTGTACATGTCCGGGGTCTACGCCGACAAGCCGTCGGGCGCCGGCGACAAGGAGTACCTGGCGATCGCGTTCGGCGCCGGCGCTTGA
- a CDS encoding PQQ-binding-like beta-propeller repeat protein, translating to MTQPPNQPPNQPPQPGGFGAPQNQPQGGFGVPQTPPPPQGPPQTPPPPQAPPSGAPQPGYGYPQAPQAPQQPGSYGQQPGPYGQPGPYGQQPGQPAAPYGQPGPYGQPQQPGPYGQQPGYGYPQPQYPGAPGTPPPGPGSKNPFKGRPVLVVAAVVAALAVIGGTVFAATSGGDDGKKKPVAEKSDDSKASPSDAPVNPGDGTGDGASDAENLNEGRQAGESKVLWYKEAPDAPGSGADAPGMWITDKAAVKAAYKQVFAYNVGDGKPTWAPVTFPQKICAVTRQQSADDKVVVAYESGTSDRARCNQLQQIDLNTGEKGWKTQLTDGALFDSTITVSLSITGKTLMVGRSQSGVAYDVDSGKKLFDKKKYGDSCFPTAFAGGSRLLSVASCDATGSNEHDEMQQLDPATGKVKWTQKFDKGWTVARTYSVDPLVVYSTNEDKKAWNISTFNANGTFRSQVSFDEKFGPQCGWAILSRDLQGCQGVASDSSTLYLPTDATTGANEIVAINLANGKEKWRVKSPADESMLPIRAEGGKLIAYVEPSYDAGGQVVSIATGGSSHKPVKLLQNPAGVAEIENGFFSKDFDWVDGRFYLSTTRLTGNDEAKEKLMLAYGK from the coding sequence ATGACTCAGCCGCCCAACCAGCCGCCCAACCAGCCGCCGCAGCCCGGTGGTTTCGGAGCGCCGCAGAACCAGCCGCAGGGCGGTTTCGGAGTTCCGCAGACCCCGCCGCCACCCCAGGGCCCGCCCCAGACGCCGCCGCCCCCACAGGCCCCGCCGTCCGGCGCCCCGCAGCCCGGCTACGGCTACCCCCAGGCACCCCAGGCCCCCCAGCAGCCCGGCTCGTACGGCCAGCAGCCCGGCCCGTACGGACAGCCCGGCCCCTACGGTCAGCAGCCGGGTCAGCCGGCGGCCCCGTACGGTCAGCCCGGCCCCTACGGTCAGCCCCAGCAGCCCGGTCCGTACGGCCAGCAGCCCGGTTACGGCTACCCGCAGCCGCAGTACCCCGGCGCGCCCGGCACCCCGCCGCCCGGCCCCGGCTCCAAGAACCCCTTCAAGGGCAGGCCCGTGCTCGTCGTCGCGGCGGTGGTCGCCGCGCTGGCCGTCATCGGCGGCACCGTCTTCGCCGCGACCAGCGGGGGCGACGACGGCAAGAAGAAGCCGGTCGCCGAGAAGAGCGACGACTCCAAGGCCTCCCCGTCCGATGCTCCGGTGAACCCCGGTGACGGCACCGGCGACGGCGCCTCGGACGCCGAGAACCTCAACGAGGGCCGCCAGGCCGGCGAGTCGAAGGTCCTCTGGTACAAGGAGGCGCCGGACGCGCCCGGTTCCGGCGCCGACGCCCCCGGCATGTGGATCACCGACAAGGCGGCGGTGAAGGCGGCGTACAAGCAGGTCTTCGCCTACAACGTGGGCGACGGCAAACCCACTTGGGCCCCGGTCACCTTCCCGCAGAAGATCTGCGCGGTCACCAGGCAGCAGTCGGCCGACGACAAGGTCGTGGTGGCCTACGAGAGCGGCACCAGCGATCGCGCCAGGTGCAACCAGCTTCAGCAGATCGACCTGAACACCGGCGAGAAGGGCTGGAAGACCCAGCTCACCGACGGTGCGCTGTTCGACAGCACCATCACCGTCTCCCTGTCCATCACGGGCAAGACGCTGATGGTGGGCCGCTCGCAGTCCGGAGTGGCGTACGACGTCGACTCCGGCAAGAAGCTCTTCGACAAGAAGAAGTACGGCGACTCGTGCTTCCCGACCGCGTTCGCGGGCGGCAGCAGGCTGCTGTCCGTCGCCTCCTGCGACGCCACCGGATCGAACGAGCACGACGAGATGCAGCAGCTCGACCCGGCCACCGGCAAGGTCAAGTGGACGCAGAAGTTCGACAAGGGCTGGACGGTGGCGCGCACGTACTCCGTCGACCCGCTGGTCGTCTACAGCACCAACGAGGACAAGAAGGCGTGGAACATCTCCACGTTCAACGCGAACGGCACCTTCCGCTCGCAGGTGAGTTTCGACGAGAAATTCGGCCCCCAGTGCGGCTGGGCGATCCTCTCGCGTGACCTTCAGGGCTGCCAGGGCGTGGCCTCCGACTCCAGCACCCTCTACCTGCCGACCGACGCCACGACCGGCGCCAACGAGATCGTCGCGATCAACCTCGCGAACGGCAAGGAGAAGTGGCGGGTCAAGTCCCCCGCGGACGAGTCGATGCTGCCGATCAGGGCCGAGGGCGGAAAGCTCATCGCGTATGTGGAGCCTTCTTACGACGCGGGCGGCCAGGTCGTGTCGATCGCGACCGGCGGATCGAGCCACAAGCCGGTGAAGCTGCTGCAGAACCCGGCAGGCGTCGCGGAGATCGAGAACGGCTTCTTCTCCAAGGACTTCGACTGGGTCGACGGGCGCTTCTACCTCTCGACCACCCGGCTGACCGGCAATGACGAGGCGAAGGAGAAGCTGATGCTCGCCTACGGCAAGTGA
- the galK gene encoding galactokinase, translated as MGAQQVREGFAALYGTEPEGVWSAPGRVNLIGEHTDYNDGFVMPFALPHTAVAAVSRREDGVLRLHSADVEGGVVELRPNALAPESDRGWTAYPAGVVWALREAGHPVSGADVHLSSTVPSGGGLSSSAALEVVVALALNDLYELGLQRWQLARLCQRAENVYVGAPTGIMDQTASACCEEGHALFLDTRDLSQKQIPFDLAAEGMRLLVVDTRVKHAHSDGEYGKRRAGCETGAALLGVDALRDVPYAGLDAALARLGDEEEVRRLVRHVVTENHRVEQVVSLLESGETRAIGPVLVEGHASLRDDFRISCPELDLVVDTALASGALGARMTGGGFGGSAIVLAEATDVDTITKAVEEAFASGGYTAPRVFEAVPSAGARRLS; from the coding sequence GTGGGTGCACAGCAGGTCCGGGAAGGCTTCGCCGCGCTGTACGGAACCGAGCCGGAGGGCGTCTGGTCGGCGCCCGGCCGCGTCAACCTCATCGGTGAGCACACCGACTACAACGACGGCTTCGTGATGCCCTTCGCGCTGCCGCACACCGCCGTCGCGGCCGTCTCACGGCGCGAGGACGGTGTCCTGCGCCTGCACTCGGCGGACGTCGAGGGCGGGGTCGTGGAACTGCGTCCAAACGCCCTGGCCCCGGAGTCGGACCGCGGCTGGACGGCGTACCCGGCGGGCGTCGTCTGGGCCCTGCGCGAGGCCGGCCACCCGGTGAGCGGCGCGGACGTCCACCTGTCGTCCACGGTGCCGTCCGGCGGGGGCCTGTCGTCCTCGGCGGCCCTGGAGGTCGTGGTGGCCCTGGCCCTGAACGACCTCTACGAACTGGGCCTGCAGCGCTGGCAGCTGGCCCGTCTGTGCCAGCGCGCCGAGAACGTCTACGTCGGCGCGCCCACCGGCATCATGGACCAGACGGCGTCGGCGTGCTGCGAGGAGGGCCACGCGCTCTTCCTCGACACCCGCGACCTCTCCCAGAAGCAGATCCCCTTCGACCTGGCGGCCGAGGGCATGCGGCTGCTGGTCGTCGACACGCGGGTCAAGCACGCCCACAGCGACGGCGAGTACGGCAAGCGGCGCGCGGGCTGCGAGACGGGCGCGGCGCTGCTGGGCGTCGACGCCCTGCGGGACGTGCCGTACGCCGGACTGGACGCGGCGCTGGCGCGGCTGGGCGACGAGGAGGAGGTCCGCCGTCTGGTCCGCCACGTCGTCACCGAGAACCACCGGGTGGAGCAGGTGGTCTCCCTCCTGGAGTCGGGCGAGACGCGGGCGATCGGCCCGGTCCTGGTCGAAGGCCACGCCTCCCTCCGCGACGACTTCCGCATCTCCTGCCCGGAGCTGGACCTGGTCGTCGACACGGCCCTCGCGTCCGGCGCCCTGGGCGCCCGGATGACCGGCGGCGGCTTCGGCGGCTCGGCGATCGTCCTGGCGGAGGCGACCGACGTGGACACCATCACCAAGGCGGTCGAGGAGGCGTTCGCCTCCGGCGGCTACACGGCTCCGAGGGTGTTCGAGGCGGTGCCTTCGGCAGGTGCCCGGCGCTTGAGCTGA
- a CDS encoding response regulator transcription factor — MVRIRVLVVDDHRIFAESLAAALAAEPDVDVSAAGSGPAALRSLERAAAEGRRFDVLLVDSDLGGNVPGVRPAVPVQEANEDGLVDGISLVAGVRSGQPGVRIIVLAEKDDPRRAALALQAGASGWVAKDCSLSRLLSVIRGVLRDETHLPPALLTGVLRELTAARKHRTESERLVESLTPREREVLRCMVAGLGRKAVAERLFLSPHTVRTHMQNVLGKLGVHSTLAAVALARRAGVGPVDLAGDVVERGGQLA, encoded by the coding sequence GTGGTTCGCATCCGAGTCCTGGTCGTCGACGACCATCGCATCTTCGCCGAATCGCTCGCCGCCGCTCTTGCGGCCGAGCCCGACGTCGACGTCTCCGCGGCGGGCAGCGGTCCCGCCGCGCTGCGCAGCCTGGAGCGTGCGGCAGCCGAGGGACGCCGGTTCGACGTGCTGCTCGTCGACTCCGATCTGGGCGGGAACGTGCCGGGAGTCCGGCCGGCCGTGCCCGTTCAGGAGGCCAACGAGGACGGCCTCGTCGACGGGATCTCGCTGGTCGCCGGGGTGCGCTCCGGGCAGCCGGGCGTACGGATCATCGTGCTCGCCGAGAAGGACGACCCGCGGCGTGCCGCGCTCGCACTGCAGGCCGGGGCCTCAGGCTGGGTGGCCAAGGACTGCTCGCTGTCCCGGCTGCTCAGCGTCATCCGGGGCGTGCTGCGCGACGAGACGCATCTGCCGCCGGCCCTGCTCACCGGTGTGCTCAGGGAGTTGACCGCCGCGCGCAAGCACCGCACCGAGAGCGAGCGCCTGGTGGAGTCCCTGACTCCGAGGGAGCGGGAAGTGCTGCGCTGCATGGTCGCGGGGCTGGGCAGGAAGGCCGTCGCCGAGCGGCTGTTCCTCTCGCCGCACACCGTGCGCACACACATGCAGAACGTCCTCGGCAAGCTGGGCGTCCACTCGACCCTGGCCGCCGTCGCGCTCGCCCGCCGGGCCGGCGTCGGCCCCGTCGACCTAGCCGGGGATGTTGTCGAACGGGGCGGTCAGCTGGCGTAG
- a CDS encoding N-acetyltransferase — protein MFRLETEVDKARRDLLRSRLRDTNTAASPVLRALRGTPSERELPLHAWVLDERDELVAGLVGHTWTTWLHVTYLWVDERLRGAGIGSRLLAEAEKIARSERGCSSVRLETWDFQAPEFYRKQGYDVVCVIPDYPPGVTEYTLTKRLG, from the coding sequence ATGTTTCGTCTTGAGACAGAAGTCGACAAAGCCCGGCGCGATCTTCTCCGTTCTCGCCTGCGCGACACCAACACGGCGGCCTCCCCGGTCCTGCGCGCCTTGCGGGGAACCCCGTCGGAACGCGAACTTCCGCTTCACGCCTGGGTGTTGGACGAGCGCGACGAGCTGGTCGCCGGCCTGGTGGGCCACACCTGGACGACCTGGCTGCATGTGACGTACCTGTGGGTCGACGAGCGCCTGCGGGGCGCGGGCATCGGCTCGCGGCTCCTGGCGGAGGCGGAGAAGATCGCCCGCTCCGAACGGGGCTGCAGCTCGGTCCGCCTGGAGACCTGGGACTTCCAGGCGCCCGAGTTCTACAGGAAGCAGGGGTACGACGTGGTGTGCGTGATCCCCGACTATCCGCCGGGGGTCACGGAGTACACGCTGACAAAGAGGCTGGGGTGA
- the galT gene encoding galactose-1-phosphate uridylyltransferase, with protein MKKTSTRLADGRELIYYDLRDDHVRDAVDKRPLERTVTTSEIRRDPLLGDAVAIASHRQGRTYHPPADECPLCPSQGDRLSEIPDSSYDVAVFENRFPSLAGDSGRCEVVCFTSDHNASFADLTEEQVALVLEAWTDRTSELSHLPSVEQVFCFENRGAEIGVTLGHPHGQIYAYPFTTPRTALMLRSLATHKEATGGENLFDSVLQSELAGERVVLEGEHWVAFVPFAAHWPYEVHLYPKRRVPDLLGLDEGARTEFPKVYLELLRRFDRIFDGPGGGKEDGNESLTPYIAAWHQAPFGALEDFEGVNRDDFALHLELFTIRRTSGKLKFLAGSESGMSVFINDVPPERAAERLREVAS; from the coding sequence GTGAAGAAGACCTCGACCCGCCTGGCCGACGGTCGCGAGTTGATCTATTACGACCTGCGCGACGACCACGTGCGGGACGCGGTGGACAAGCGCCCGCTCGAGCGGACCGTCACCACCTCCGAGATCCGCCGCGACCCGCTGCTCGGCGACGCGGTCGCCATCGCCTCGCACCGCCAGGGCCGCACCTACCACCCGCCGGCCGACGAGTGCCCCCTGTGCCCCTCCCAGGGCGACCGTCTGAGCGAGATCCCGGACTCGTCGTACGACGTGGCCGTCTTCGAGAACCGGTTCCCCTCCCTGGCCGGCGACTCGGGCCGCTGCGAGGTCGTCTGTTTCACCTCCGACCACAACGCGTCCTTCGCCGACCTGACCGAGGAGCAGGTGGCCCTGGTCCTGGAGGCATGGACGGACCGGACGTCCGAGTTGTCGCATCTCCCCTCCGTGGAGCAGGTGTTCTGCTTCGAGAACCGGGGCGCGGAGATCGGAGTGACGCTCGGACATCCGCACGGCCAGATCTACGCGTACCCGTTCACCACCCCCCGCACCGCACTGATGCTGCGTTCGCTCGCAACTCACAAGGAGGCAACGGGCGGTGAGAACCTCTTCGACTCCGTCCTGCAGAGCGAACTCGCCGGGGAGCGGGTCGTCCTGGAGGGTGAACACTGGGTGGCGTTCGTGCCGTTCGCCGCGCACTGGCCCTACGAGGTCCACCTGTACCCGAAGCGCCGCGTGCCCGATCTGCTCGGTCTCGACGAGGGGGCGCGCACAGAGTTCCCCAAGGTCTATCTGGAACTCTTGAGGCGCTTCGACCGGATCTTCGACGGGCCCGGTGGAGGGAAGGAAGACGGGAACGAGTCCCTCACGCCGTACATCGCGGCCTGGCACCAGGCCCCGTTCGGCGCCCTGGAGGACTTCGAGGGCGTCAACCGCGACGACTTCGCGCTCCACCTCGAGCTTTTCACCATCCGCCGAACCTCCGGCAAGCTGAAGTTCCTCGCGGGTTCCGAGTCCGGCATGAGCGTGTTCATCAACGACGTGCCGCCGGAGCGCGCGGCCGAGCGACTGCGAGAGGTAGCGAGTTGA
- a CDS encoding sodium:solute symporter family protein, protein MQTPTYSAMQLAAELRLPTNWLDYTILGIYFAVVLGIGFAARASVKTSLDFFLSGRSLPAWITGLAFISANLAATEILGMAANSAQYGAYTVHWYWIGAIPAMVFLGLVMMPFYYGSKVRSVPEMLLLRFDKWAHLLSSILFAFAAILIAGVNLYALAIVVEALLGWPQWVAIVVAGAFVLAYITLGGLSSAIYNEVLQFFVILAALIPIVVLGLKKVGGWGGLTDKLTATHGANFTTAWGGTGIGSPNPLGANWLTIVLGLGFVLSFGYWTTNFAEVQRALSAKNLSAGRRTPLIAAYPKIFIVFLVMIPGLVAAALVPKFGTPDSGYQYNDAIPYLMQELLPNGVLGIAVTGLLAAFMAGMAANVSSFNTVFTNDIWGRYIVKGREDAYYVRFGRLITVVGVCASVGTAFLASSFSNIMSYLQTLFSFFNVPMFVVFIVGMFWKRASVKSGFWGLLAGTVSAMVNYFWIYKQGIIDIPTDQGANFVSAIVGFVAGAVVMVAVSLFTEPKPAEELEGLVYGTTSPGMQEPPAAGDDAWYRKPALLGWGAVVIAAACYIPFSL, encoded by the coding sequence ATGCAAACCCCCACATATTCGGCCATGCAGCTGGCCGCCGAGCTACGACTCCCCACGAACTGGCTCGACTACACGATCCTCGGCATCTACTTCGCAGTCGTCCTCGGCATCGGCTTCGCCGCCCGCGCGTCGGTGAAGACCAGCCTCGACTTCTTCCTCTCCGGGCGCTCCCTGCCCGCCTGGATCACCGGTCTCGCTTTCATCTCGGCCAACCTGGCCGCCACCGAGATCCTCGGCATGGCCGCGAACAGTGCGCAGTACGGCGCCTACACCGTGCACTGGTACTGGATCGGCGCCATCCCCGCCATGGTCTTCCTCGGCCTGGTGATGATGCCCTTCTACTACGGCAGCAAGGTGCGCTCGGTCCCCGAGATGCTGCTGCTGCGCTTCGACAAATGGGCACATCTGCTCAGTTCGATCCTGTTCGCGTTCGCCGCCATCCTGATCGCCGGTGTGAACCTGTACGCCCTCGCGATCGTCGTCGAGGCACTGCTGGGCTGGCCGCAGTGGGTGGCGATCGTGGTGGCCGGCGCCTTCGTGCTGGCCTACATCACCCTCGGCGGTCTGTCGTCCGCGATCTACAACGAGGTGCTGCAGTTCTTCGTGATCCTCGCAGCCCTCATCCCGATCGTGGTGCTGGGCCTGAAGAAGGTCGGCGGCTGGGGCGGCCTCACCGACAAGCTCACCGCGACCCACGGCGCGAACTTCACCACCGCCTGGGGCGGCACCGGTATCGGCAGCCCCAACCCGCTCGGCGCCAACTGGCTGACCATCGTCCTGGGCCTGGGCTTCGTGCTGTCCTTCGGCTACTGGACGACCAACTTCGCCGAGGTGCAGCGCGCCCTGTCCGCGAAGAACCTCTCCGCCGGCCGGCGCACCCCGCTGATCGCCGCGTACCCGAAGATCTTCATCGTCTTCCTGGTGATGATCCCGGGCCTGGTCGCCGCCGCGCTCGTGCCGAAGTTCGGCACCCCCGACTCCGGCTACCAGTACAACGACGCGATCCCCTACCTGATGCAGGAACTGCTGCCCAACGGCGTTCTCGGCATCGCCGTGACCGGTCTGCTGGCCGCGTTCATGGCGGGCATGGCGGCCAACGTGTCGTCCTTCAACACGGTGTTCACCAACGACATCTGGGGCCGGTACATCGTCAAGGGCCGCGAGGACGCGTACTACGTGCGCTTCGGCCGCCTGATCACGGTGGTCGGCGTCTGCGCCTCGGTCGGCACGGCCTTCCTGGCGTCGTCGTTCTCCAACATCATGAGCTACCTCCAGACGCTGTTCTCCTTCTTCAACGTGCCGATGTTCGTCGTCTTCATCGTCGGCATGTTCTGGAAGCGCGCCTCCGTCAAGTCCGGCTTCTGGGGCCTGCTCGCCGGCACGGTCTCGGCGATGGTCAACTACTTCTGGATCTACAAGCAGGGCATCATCGACATCCCCACCGACCAGGGCGCCAACTTCGTCTCCGCGATCGTCGGCTTCGTCGCCGGCGCGGTGGTGATGGTCGCCGTGTCCCTGTTCACCGAGCCGAAACCGGCCGAGGAACTGGAGGGTCTGGTCTACGGCACCACCTCACCCGGCATGCAGGAACCGCCCGCCGCCGGCGACGACGCCTGGTACCGGAAGCCGGCCCTGCTGGGCTGGGGCGCCGTGGTCATCGCAGCCGCCTGCTACATCCCGTTCTCGCTCTGA
- a CDS encoding response regulator transcription factor, with product MGVRLMVVDDHRLLAEALASALKLRGHRVLAAAAPAAGAAELVITRAPEVCLLGTATPAEPGIFDPVVRIKRERPQVAVVVLGPVPSPRGIAAAFAAGASGYVRHDERIEGVERAIMKARAGEAAVAPQLLQGAFSELLNPAAQPDDEGQRLLQMLTPREVEVLVRVADGEDTRLIAAGMGIAPSTARTHVQRVLMKLGVGSRLEAAALAARTGLLDRAGPLTHTATPVTHAEAGPEAL from the coding sequence ATGGGAGTGCGGCTCATGGTGGTCGACGACCACCGACTGCTCGCCGAGGCGCTGGCCTCGGCCTTGAAGCTGCGGGGGCACCGGGTGCTCGCTGCGGCGGCGCCTGCCGCGGGCGCGGCGGAGCTGGTGATCACCCGTGCGCCGGAGGTCTGTCTGCTGGGGACGGCGACACCGGCCGAGCCGGGCATCTTCGATCCGGTGGTGAGGATCAAACGGGAGCGTCCGCAGGTCGCCGTCGTGGTCCTGGGCCCGGTGCCGAGCCCGCGCGGCATAGCCGCCGCCTTCGCCGCGGGCGCCTCGGGCTACGTACGCCATGACGAGCGCATAGAGGGTGTCGAGCGCGCGATCATGAAGGCGAGGGCGGGTGAGGCGGCGGTGGCCCCGCAGCTTCTGCAAGGAGCCTTCAGTGAACTCCTCAACCCCGCCGCCCAGCCCGACGACGAGGGCCAGCGTCTGCTGCAGATGCTCACCCCGAGGGAGGTCGAGGTCCTGGTCCGGGTCGCCGACGGCGAGGACACCCGCCTGATCGCGGCCGGCATGGGCATCGCCCCGTCCACCGCCCGCACCCACGTCCAGCGCGTCCTGATGAAACTAGGTGTCGGCTCCCGCCTGGAGGCCGCGGCCCTGGCGGCCCGCACCGGTCTGCTGGACCGAGCGGGCCCGCTGACACACACGGCGACGCCGGTGACGCACGCGGAAGCGGGACCAGAAGCCCTTTGA
- the galE gene encoding UDP-glucose 4-epimerase GalE, with the protein MSGKYLVTGGAGYVGSVVAQHLLEAGHEVVVLDNLSTGFREGVPAGAAFVEGDIRDAAKWLDSSFDAVLHFAAFSQVGESVVKPEKYWDNNVAGTMALLGAMREAGVRKLVFSSTAATYGEPREIPIVESAPTSPTNPYGASKLAVDHMITGEAAAHGLGAVSLRYFNVAGAYGSQGERHDPESHLIPLVLQVAQGRRDAISVFGDDYPTPDGTCVRDYIHVADLADAHLLALKAATPGEHLICNLGNGEGFSVRQVIETVRQVTGHPIPEVVAPRRGGDPAVLVASAATAREKLGWNPSRADLAGIVADAWQFAQHIASTTREQ; encoded by the coding sequence ATGAGCGGTAAGTACCTGGTGACAGGCGGCGCGGGTTACGTCGGCAGTGTGGTCGCCCAGCATCTGCTGGAGGCGGGCCACGAGGTCGTCGTGCTGGACAACCTCTCCACGGGCTTCAGGGAGGGCGTCCCGGCCGGTGCCGCCTTCGTCGAGGGCGACATCCGCGACGCCGCCAAATGGCTGGACTCCTCCTTCGATGCGGTCCTGCACTTCGCCGCGTTCTCGCAGGTCGGCGAGTCGGTCGTCAAGCCCGAGAAGTACTGGGACAACAACGTCGCCGGCACCATGGCGCTGCTCGGCGCGATGCGCGAGGCGGGCGTCCGCAAGCTGGTCTTCTCCTCCACGGCGGCCACCTACGGCGAGCCCAGGGAGATCCCGATCGTCGAGTCGGCGCCCACCTCGCCGACCAACCCCTACGGCGCCTCGAAGCTCGCCGTCGACCACATGATCACCGGCGAGGCGGCGGCCCACGGCCTGGGCGCGGTCTCGCTGCGCTACTTCAACGTGGCGGGCGCCTACGGCAGCCAGGGCGAGCGCCACGACCCCGAGTCGCACCTGATCCCGCTGGTGCTGCAGGTCGCGCAGGGCAGGCGGGACGCGATCTCCGTCTTCGGCGACGACTACCCGACGCCGGACGGCACCTGCGTGCGTGACTACATCCACGTCGCGGACCTCGCCGACGCCCACCTGCTCGCGCTGAAGGCCGCCACCCCCGGCGAGCACCTCATCTGCAACCTGGGCAACGGCGAGGGCTTCTCGGTCCGTCAGGTCATCGAGACGGTCCGGCAGGTCACCGGCCACCCGATCCCGGAGGTCGTGGCCCCGCGCCGGGGCGGCGATCCGGCGGTCCTGGTGGCGTCGGCCGCCACGGCCCGCGAGAAACTGGGCTGGAACCCGTCCCGCGCGGACCTCGCGGGGATCGTCGCGGACGCGTGGCAGTTCGCGCAGCACATCGCAAGCACGACCAGGGAGCAGTAG